AGCAAACGGCGAGCTTTAACGGCCCCAGTCTGGCCCGGGCCGCCGCAATAGCGTCGACAGCCTCCCGCCTGTAGCACTCGGTTTCCAGCCTACAGCCCAAAAATTCGGCCATGTCCTGGTATCCTTTGGCAATGGCCTCCAGACCGTATACGACCGGCGTGAAACAAAAAGGAATGCCCAGCTTATCCCGGAGGAAAGCTGCGGCCAGCCGGCCCTCGGCGCGGATTAACAGGTTATGTGCCGAACGGGACATCTTCTCCAGCTCAGCCAGGGTCGCGCACTGGCCGATCTGGCGCACCGGCCCAAAACCGGCCCGCCCCAACAGTTCATAGAGTTCACTGTGCTTTTCCACTGGAACAAAGTTACCGATAATGTTAATGCCATTGTCCTTCTCCGGCGGCTGCGGCATGAAGCTATAAACCGTCTTTTGCATGTTAGGCTGGGGCGGCGTCCGGCTATCCATCGCGATGGGATTCATGTAGCTGAGCCGCACCGGAATCTCAAAATCCGCTTCCAGTTCCCTGACGATCGAATCAAAGTCCGAGCCGAGCAGGTAATCCACGCAACTGATACAGATGATCAATGCTTGCGGCCGGGGTTTGGCGGTAGCGAATATTTCCGCCACCGCCCGCGCGACCAGGTCCAAGTGCCCCCCGGTCACCAAATCGACCTCATCGACATACAGGTAAAAAAGGCGCTGCTTAAAACCCTGCTGAAACCCGGCGATCGCGCCGTGCCGGCCACAAGCGGGCGGCGCGATGAACAACATCACCGATTGCGGCACCAACATACCGACCCGGACGATTCCCCATCCTCCATGGCTGGGCGACGTATATTGCAGGCAGTGCTCGAAAAGCCGCTTGCCGCGCAACAACGAATCGCTCCGCCCGGCTTCGGCCAGGCTCATCCTCAAAAACTCTTCACTCATCATCATCCCACCACGATTCCGATAATTGAACCAAGCTTGGCACCAAAAACCATTCAGACGAGACCCACTTTTCATAAATACCAAGCTTAAATTCTACTTACTGCTCCTCTAGAAGCCATGTGATAAAGTCCTCTAATTCGGAAATCATCCTTTCAATGGACTAAAAAACGACTTTATCACTTGCTTTTCTGAGCTTTTGTGTTCACCCTGGCC
This is a stretch of genomic DNA from Hydrogenispora ethanolica. It encodes these proteins:
- a CDS encoding nitrogenase component 1, with product MSEEFLRMSLAEAGRSDSLLRGKRLFEHCLQYTSPSHGGWGIVRVGMLVPQSVMLFIAPPACGRHGAIAGFQQGFKQRLFYLYVDEVDLVTGGHLDLVARAVAEIFATAKPRPQALIICISCVDYLLGSDFDSIVRELEADFEIPVRLSYMNPIAMDSRTPPQPNMQKTVYSFMPQPPEKDNGINIIGNFVPVEKHSELYELLGRAGFGPVRQIGQCATLAELEKMSRSAHNLLIRAEGRLAAAFLRDKLGIPFCFTPVVYGLEAIAKGYQDMAEFLGCRLETECYRREAVDAIAAARARLGPLKLAVCSTANAMPFELSRALTEFGFEVAYIFCDEMMDADAEHLEWLVQNSPATQVLTNVHPGMPVFAAGRNEVDLAIGLSAGYYCNCPRTVPLTMDCQPYGYRGIVYLLNAMIAAWEEPPRDLQDVILNATIVI